The following proteins are co-located in the Pseudomonadota bacterium genome:
- a CDS encoding prevent-host-death protein: MNTVAAQEIKRRGMKAVDEKIEEGPVYVIKNNKPQYVILSEKLYSELVEEQSSAYVARVRASLQDVKAKRIQTFKDAEDLLKAIEKED; this comes from the coding sequence ATGAATACTGTTGCAGCACAGGAGATAAAGAGACGGGGCATGAAAGCGGTGGACGAAAAGATCGAAGAAGGCCCGGTATATGTTATTAAGAACAATAAGCCTCAATATGTAATTCTTTCGGAAAAGCTCTATAGCGAACTCGTTGAAGAGCAGAGTTCCGCATATGTCGCACGGGTCCGCGCTTCACTACAGGACGTGAAGGCCAAACGCATACAAACATTCAAAGACGCTGAAGATCTGCTCAAAGCAATTGAAAAGGAAGACTGA
- a CDS encoding tRNA-dihydrouridine synthase family protein, giving the protein MTMQQIEIQNLRINPPLFLAPMAGLTHSAFRQILSGFGGVGLLSTEMLSAKRLPTENPGISPCLIRTALEKPLSYQLLISTDRDIPPAIDALHRFQADAIDLNMGCPARSVGNYGAGFALMEHPDNARRILAEARKRTLLPLTAKIRLGDELDDKKLKSFCTILEDGGIDMLSVHARFKKESFARRPRWELIARIKEWLRIPVVANGGIFSVQDARDCLRVSNADGLMIGRGAVIKPWLFAEIARDLYGCSIAKPAVSLPVIYSSYLDLVNELFRPERRLGRLKEFTYYFAKNYKFGHQLSSCIQNSKSMDEACERAGIFFEQDAGHPSVLQYT; this is encoded by the coding sequence ATGACTATGCAGCAAATTGAAATTCAGAATCTTCGGATTAATCCGCCCTTGTTTCTGGCCCCGATGGCAGGCCTTACACACAGCGCATTCCGGCAGATTTTATCCGGCTTTGGCGGAGTCGGACTCTTATCAACGGAGATGCTCTCGGCAAAAAGACTGCCCACGGAAAACCCCGGGATTTCTCCCTGTCTTATCAGGACTGCTCTGGAAAAACCGCTTTCCTATCAACTCCTGATTTCCACGGACAGAGATATTCCACCGGCTATAGATGCGCTTCACAGGTTTCAGGCGGATGCTATTGATCTGAACATGGGATGTCCGGCCCGCTCTGTCGGAAATTATGGTGCGGGCTTTGCACTTATGGAACATCCGGATAATGCCCGTCGTATCCTGGCCGAAGCAAGGAAAAGGACGCTCCTGCCCCTTACCGCAAAAATCAGACTCGGTGATGAACTCGATGATAAGAAATTGAAGTCATTCTGTACTATTCTCGAAGATGGAGGCATAGATATGCTCTCGGTTCATGCCCGGTTTAAGAAGGAGTCTTTTGCCAGAAGACCGCGATGGGAGTTGATTGCCAGAATAAAGGAATGGCTCAGAATTCCTGTTGTTGCTAACGGCGGAATCTTCTCTGTCCAGGATGCTCGTGATTGCCTGCGAGTCTCCAACGCCGACGGTCTGATGATTGGCCGCGGAGCGGTGATCAAGCCGTGGCTTTTTGCTGAGATTGCCCGTGACCTTTACGGGTGCAGCATCGCGAAACCGGCAGTATCTCTTCCTGTGATTTACAGCAGCTATCTGGACCTTGTCAATGAGCTTTTCCGACCGGAAAGACGGCTGGGCAGGCTTAAGGAATTTACTTATTATTTTGCTAAAAATTATAAATTCGGGCATCAGTTAAGTTCCTGTATTCAGAACAGTAAAAGTATGGATGAAGCCTGTGAAAGGGCCGGCATTTTCTTTGAGCAGGACGCGGGACATCCTTCAGTACTTCAATATACTTAA
- a CDS encoding pirin family protein, with amino-acid sequence MEKIRKIRKVMESKPAVEGAGVHLRRAFGSSEVPDFDPFLMLDDFRSDDPRHYLKGFPWHPHRGIETITYVLYGSVEHGDSMGNTGVIAGGDVQWMTAGSGIIHQEMPKGDKSGRMGGFQLWANLPASHKMMEPRYRGLTNDEIPEISTENEVKIRIICGEAGGTKGPVTDIVTDPEYLDVTIPSHSTFTRQTRAGHTVLAYVIEGEGYFDTKREIATGNNNLVVFDDGDQVDISTKAQKVRFLLISGKPIGEPVAWYGPIVMNTQEELQTAFDEYRAGTFIKHGFRHSK; translated from the coding sequence ATGGAAAAAATCAGAAAAATCCGGAAAGTGATGGAGAGTAAGCCTGCTGTTGAGGGGGCGGGAGTTCATCTGAGACGGGCCTTTGGCTCAAGCGAAGTTCCAGATTTTGATCCATTTCTTATGCTTGACGATTTTCGTTCGGATGACCCGCGTCATTACCTGAAAGGTTTCCCCTGGCATCCGCATCGCGGAATCGAAACAATTACATATGTTCTTTACGGTAGTGTCGAGCATGGTGACAGCATGGGAAATACAGGTGTAATTGCCGGCGGTGATGTTCAGTGGATGACCGCAGGCAGCGGTATTATCCATCAGGAGATGCCTAAAGGAGATAAGTCGGGACGGATGGGCGGTTTCCAGCTATGGGCAAACCTTCCGGCATCCCACAAAATGATGGAGCCCCGTTACCGCGGGCTGACAAATGATGAGATACCTGAAATTTCCACTGAGAATGAAGTTAAAATACGGATTATTTGCGGTGAAGCCGGGGGCACAAAGGGGCCTGTTACCGATATAGTTACTGATCCTGAATATCTGGATGTGACTATCCCGAGCCATTCAACTTTTACGCGGCAAACCAGGGCGGGCCACACAGTCCTTGCCTATGTCATTGAAGGAGAAGGTTATTTCGACACGAAAAGAGAAATCGCAACAGGCAACAACAACCTCGTTGTCTTCGATGACGGCGATCAGGTAGATATATCCACTAAGGCGCAAAAGGTACGATTTCTGCTTATCTCAGGGAAACCGATAGGCGAGCCGGTTGCCTGGTACGGACCGATAGTGATGAACACCCAGGAGGAATTACAGACTGCCTTTGACGAGTATCGCGCCGGTACGTTCATCAAGCACGGTTTCCGCCACTCCAAATAA
- a CDS encoding SagB/ThcOx family dehydrogenase, giving the protein MGRQSLRIICCVAGVLFCVSSLVLAQDIKPIFLPQPRIEGGKPLMLALKDRCSTKAYSTQPIPMEMLSDLLWAAYGINRTNLEKRTAPSAGNSHNIDVYVLMSQGAYLYNAKAHSLVPVLAEDLRHLSPGPQQYAKEAPLHLLYVADYARMKGFPDRQKQIFFSACNTGPIYQNVYLYCASAGLGSVVRASMDAPALHKKLKLRDDQEIMLNQLVGYPKNAGLK; this is encoded by the coding sequence ATGGGAAGACAATCATTGAGAATCATTTGCTGTGTGGCAGGAGTTCTTTTTTGTGTTTCGAGCCTTGTATTGGCGCAGGACATCAAACCGATTTTTCTGCCCCAACCCAGAATAGAGGGGGGCAAGCCACTAATGCTGGCATTAAAGGACAGATGTTCAACAAAGGCATATAGTACACAACCAATTCCCATGGAGATGCTTTCGGATCTCTTGTGGGCAGCCTATGGTATCAATCGTACGAATTTAGAAAAGCGCACAGCGCCTTCGGCAGGCAATAGCCATAACATTGATGTTTATGTCTTGATGTCACAAGGCGCGTACCTTTACAATGCAAAGGCTCACAGTCTGGTTCCTGTCCTGGCAGAGGATCTGCGACACTTATCGCCAGGGCCGCAGCAATATGCTAAAGAGGCACCGCTCCATTTGCTCTACGTGGCAGACTATGCCAGGATGAAAGGGTTCCCCGATCGTCAAAAGCAGATCTTTTTTTCTGCCTGCAACACGGGGCCAATTTACCAGAATGTTTATTTATACTGCGCCTCTGCGGGATTGGGATCAGTTGTCCGGGCAAGCATGGATGCTCCTGCTTTACATAAAAAGCTGAAATTAAGAGACGATCAGGAAATAATGCTCAACCAGCTTGTTGGTTATCCAAAGAATGCCGGGCTGAAGTAA
- a CDS encoding Z1 domain-containing protein — MPTENEQMIENLVVTTIRPNQLPTEEDILKLVQGFRLMFPISEEEASTVLRKLHTRLSINMDTGTAIVEDHQPWLFARKPEIDPYYWNRYEKYLIQSVWSPRVVNALDRVTDEILDLMGNPIKTESWLRRGLVVGDVQSGKTANYTALCCKAADAGYRLIILLTGTLENLRRQTQERLDAGFVGLDSSGLLSQQRTTREVGVGILNRIRMAGVFTSTKYDFKSELMNQLGFKLSAFAEPVLVVVKKNKRILENLENWLRSYNVGSSGRIDTPMLLIDDEADNASINTSPNSDDPTAINERIRALLHLFTRSTYIGFTATPFANIFIDPDSENDMVGDDLFPKHFIYALEAPTNYIGTQSIFGEETHLDCLREIDDSDIIFPLRHRITLIVESLPGSLMEAVRSFIVSNAIRDLRGEDGTHRSMLVNVSRFTGIQEQVARLLDYELREINREIRNYSQLDIKEACRSEVIAAIRNTWEKEFSDAGFAWLDVQHSLLQAALPIEVRSVNQRSGAKSLDYSTYREKGLRVVAVGGNSLSRGLTLEGLSISYFLRNSQMYDTLLQMGRWFGYRDGYADLCRIWLPVEAIHWYRYIALATEELRSEIYRMQSLSLTPKDFGLKVRAHPDSLIVTARNKMRSARTIERVISISGQRIETPRLYQSIDMIRANATAAESLFTKLRMDGILLDKSPYGNNIWRAVNKELICRFLRRFESHPLNLTFQKDDLAQFLENTDEAKLQMWDIVLPNGGETEEIFAGIVYHPQKRRIETRNDSKMILVSGTKARVGSRGIDREGIPQDVVVRIEEEYRQKNQSVPDKAFTPVRSRPLLLVHIVKPVQYDRDYNTGGNPLIALGLSFPEFNDSTDARKVRYRINLVEWRNMFQTELDDDVEMADDNI; from the coding sequence ATGCCTACCGAGAATGAACAGATGATTGAAAATCTGGTGGTAACCACTATTCGGCCGAATCAATTGCCTACAGAAGAAGATATTCTGAAACTTGTCCAGGGATTTCGGCTTATGTTTCCTATCTCAGAAGAGGAAGCCAGTACAGTTCTTCGAAAACTTCATACACGACTAAGCATCAACATGGATACTGGTACTGCTATTGTTGAAGATCACCAGCCGTGGCTATTTGCACGAAAACCAGAAATTGATCCTTATTACTGGAATCGCTACGAAAAATATCTCATTCAGAGTGTGTGGTCGCCAAGAGTTGTCAACGCTCTAGATAGAGTCACCGACGAAATACTCGACCTAATGGGCAATCCTATCAAAACAGAATCGTGGTTGCGTAGAGGGTTGGTAGTGGGAGATGTACAGTCGGGAAAAACTGCAAACTATACCGCTCTATGCTGCAAAGCAGCAGACGCTGGCTACCGGCTTATTATACTTCTGACGGGTACACTGGAAAATCTTCGCCGTCAGACACAGGAACGTTTGGATGCAGGTTTCGTAGGACTTGACAGTTCCGGTCTCCTTTCGCAGCAGCGAACAACAAGAGAAGTTGGGGTTGGCATACTCAACCGGATCAGGATGGCAGGGGTTTTTACATCTACAAAATATGACTTCAAAAGCGAACTGATGAATCAACTGGGGTTTAAACTGAGTGCTTTTGCAGAGCCCGTTCTGGTAGTGGTCAAGAAAAACAAAAGAATTCTGGAGAATCTAGAAAATTGGCTTCGTTCATATAATGTTGGTAGTTCAGGAAGAATTGATACACCTATGTTGCTTATTGACGATGAAGCCGATAATGCTTCGATAAATACCAGCCCAAACTCAGATGATCCGACAGCTATCAACGAAAGAATCCGAGCACTCTTGCACCTTTTTACGAGGTCAACTTATATCGGCTTTACGGCAACTCCTTTTGCGAATATTTTCATCGACCCTGATTCCGAGAACGATATGGTAGGCGATGATCTGTTCCCGAAGCATTTCATCTATGCGTTAGAGGCACCGACGAACTACATTGGTACTCAGTCAATTTTTGGAGAAGAAACACATCTCGACTGCCTCAGAGAAATAGATGATTCGGACATAATATTTCCATTAAGGCACAGAATCACTTTGATAGTTGAATCACTTCCTGGGAGCCTGATGGAAGCCGTACGCAGCTTCATCGTTTCTAACGCAATACGCGACCTTAGAGGTGAGGATGGAACTCATCGGTCAATGCTGGTGAATGTAAGCCGATTCACCGGAATACAGGAGCAGGTGGCACGTTTGTTGGACTATGAATTGCGGGAGATTAACCGAGAAATAAGGAATTACAGCCAACTTGATATCAAAGAAGCGTGTAGATCAGAAGTAATTGCAGCAATCAGGAACACTTGGGAGAAAGAATTTTCGGATGCCGGATTTGCATGGCTCGATGTTCAACATTCCCTGCTCCAAGCTGCGCTCCCGATCGAGGTAAGGTCAGTAAACCAGCGTTCAGGAGCGAAGAGCCTTGATTATTCTACATACCGTGAGAAAGGCTTACGAGTTGTAGCCGTCGGAGGAAACAGTCTTTCAAGGGGGTTGACGCTTGAAGGTCTTTCCATCAGCTATTTTTTGCGGAACTCTCAGATGTACGATACTCTGCTGCAAATGGGTCGTTGGTTCGGTTATCGGGATGGATACGCTGATCTTTGTAGAATATGGCTACCGGTGGAAGCCATTCACTGGTACCGATATATAGCACTTGCAACTGAGGAACTGCGCAGCGAAATTTATAGGATGCAGTCATTAAGTCTTACGCCCAAGGACTTTGGGCTTAAAGTGCGAGCCCACCCAGATTCACTCATTGTTACGGCTCGAAACAAAATGCGCTCTGCCAGAACAATTGAACGTGTGATTTCTATAAGTGGGCAAAGAATCGAGACACCAAGGCTGTATCAGTCCATTGACATGATCCGGGCGAATGCTACTGCTGCGGAAAGCCTGTTTACTAAACTGAGAATGGATGGGATTCTCCTCGATAAGTCGCCTTATGGAAACAACATTTGGAGGGCTGTGAACAAGGAACTGATCTGTCGGTTTCTTAGGCGGTTTGAGAGCCACCCCCTAAATCTTACCTTTCAGAAGGATGACCTTGCGCAGTTTTTGGAAAACACTGATGAAGCGAAGCTTCAGATGTGGGACATCGTACTGCCTAACGGTGGCGAAACGGAAGAGATATTCGCTGGAATTGTTTATCATCCTCAGAAACGTAGGATTGAAACCAGAAACGACTCCAAGATGATTCTTGTGTCAGGCACAAAGGCACGGGTTGGTTCCCGAGGAATCGACAGAGAGGGTATTCCTCAGGATGTAGTGGTTCGTATAGAGGAGGAATACCGGCAGAAGAATCAGAGTGTCCCTGACAAGGCCTTCACGCCAGTGAGATCAAGACCTCTCCTGCTCGTCCACATTGTAAAGCCGGTTCAATATGACAGAGATTACAATACAGGGGGTAACCCTCTCATTGCGTTAGGCTTGAGTTTTCCGGAGTTCAATGACAGCACTGATGCCCGCAAAGTGCGATACCGAATCAACTTAGTGGAATGGAGAAACATGTTTCAGACAGAACTTGATGACGACGTGGAGATGGCTGATGACAACATTTGA
- a CDS encoding type II toxin-antitoxin system mRNA interferase toxin, RelE/StbE family produces MYVIQATDQFLRQAGKFFKKHPDLKGRFTKLVTDLSEDPFQPALQLHPLTGKLEGLWAASLTYKYRITLTLMITEKEIIFLDVGSHDELYGKK; encoded by the coding sequence ATGTATGTTATTCAGGCAACAGATCAGTTTCTTCGACAGGCAGGGAAGTTCTTTAAAAAGCACCCGGATCTCAAAGGGCGCTTTACAAAACTTGTCACAGACCTGTCAGAAGACCCCTTTCAACCGGCTCTTCAATTGCATCCTCTTACCGGGAAGCTCGAAGGTCTCTGGGCTGCCAGCCTTACATACAAATATCGTATTACCCTGACGCTTATGATAACAGAAAAGGAAATTATATTCCTCGATGTGGGAAGCCACGACGAGTTATACGGAAAAAAATGA
- a CDS encoding very short patch repair endonuclease, which produces MVDSLTREKRSWNMSRIKSGDTKPEKVVRSLLHLMGYRYRLHCKDLPGKPDIMLPKYKTVIFVHGCFWHRHSGCKNATTPKTNTEFWEKKFFGNIVRDRQKQSDLELLGWNVIIVWECETEKSLENLALKLQESILHPLLQTANNEDMLMVAETRSKYGDRKP; this is translated from the coding sequence ATGGTTGACAGTCTGACACGTGAAAAAAGAAGTTGGAATATGAGCCGGATAAAATCCGGAGACACCAAGCCGGAGAAAGTTGTCAGATCTTTACTTCATTTAATGGGGTATCGTTACAGATTACATTGCAAGGACCTGCCGGGGAAGCCCGATATCATGCTTCCGAAATATAAGACAGTAATTTTTGTACATGGTTGTTTCTGGCACCGTCACTCCGGCTGTAAAAATGCCACGACACCCAAGACCAATACTGAATTCTGGGAGAAGAAATTTTTCGGAAATATTGTGCGAGATAGACAAAAACAGTCAGACCTTGAGCTTCTTGGATGGAACGTCATCATAGTTTGGGAGTGTGAGACGGAAAAATCACTTGAAAACCTTGCCTTAAAACTTCAGGAAAGTATATTGCATCCTTTGTTACAAACAGCAAATAATGAAGATATGCTCATGGTAGCAGAAACACGATCTAAGTATGGGGATAGAAAACCATAG
- a CDS encoding PD-(D/E)XK motif protein — translation MTTFESRWGSFGPGRGFQRVDEDHPLDFYIGVDISDHRVLLLVMESELHVPMQSQAIQVICSRRQDGRWALMFSLLRPDLGVIFSHLCEDIVESSRKISDKSKAGELILSRFVRWQRLLRSGSTGLLDESVQKGLLGELLFLRQLALPVYGTISALEGWVGPLNAEQDFRYVDRIFEIKTIGPDALTVRISSAEQLDDTDRPIQLVLVVLNQTDRTDADAFCLSSIVAELRQELLFDPAASALFGDRLLSIGYFDRDEYSTLFFRFDRFRYFAIREGFPRIVRSRLPLAVSSVRYELYIQACLPYEIVGTREE, via the coding sequence ATGACAACATTTGAGTCACGCTGGGGAAGTTTCGGACCGGGAAGAGGTTTTCAGCGAGTCGATGAGGACCATCCTCTGGACTTCTATATCGGTGTTGATATTTCGGACCACCGTGTTCTGCTTCTTGTTATGGAAAGTGAGCTACATGTTCCCATGCAAAGCCAAGCAATTCAAGTTATTTGTAGCCGGAGACAGGACGGCAGATGGGCTCTCATGTTTTCTCTCTTGCGGCCCGATCTGGGAGTGATCTTTTCGCATCTATGCGAGGATATTGTGGAATCAAGTCGAAAAATATCAGATAAATCGAAAGCTGGTGAGCTTATCTTGAGCCGTTTTGTCCGGTGGCAACGACTCCTTAGAAGCGGTAGCACGGGTTTACTTGACGAATCAGTGCAGAAGGGACTTCTTGGAGAGTTATTGTTTCTTCGGCAGTTAGCATTGCCGGTCTATGGTACTATTTCTGCCCTCGAAGGCTGGGTTGGACCCTTGAATGCTGAACAGGATTTTCGATACGTAGACAGGATTTTCGAGATCAAGACAATCGGACCGGATGCGCTCACCGTGAGAATCTCTTCCGCTGAACAATTGGATGATACCGACCGACCGATTCAACTGGTTCTGGTAGTGTTAAACCAAACTGATCGGACTGATGCCGATGCGTTTTGTCTTTCAAGCATTGTTGCTGAACTACGGCAGGAACTGCTGTTCGATCCAGCAGCGTCAGCTCTCTTTGGTGATCGGCTTTTGTCAATCGGATACTTTGATAGAGACGAGTATAGCACACTATTTTTCAGATTCGACCGTTTTCGGTACTTTGCGATCCGTGAGGGGTTTCCAAGGATAGTACGGTCGCGGCTACCGTTAGCAGTTAGCAGCGTGAGATATGAACTATATATTCAGGCTTGTCTGCCTTATGAGATCGTGGGCACTAGGGAGGAATAA
- a CDS encoding zeta toxin family protein, with protein MDKPKLYIIAGPNGSGKTTFVQRFLPYYADCTNFVNADLIASGLSPFLPEIAAIKAGKLMIDEIDIFRRRRADFAFETTLSGKTYVKLLKEMKMDGYEVHIFFLWLRNIDLALKRVAERVAMGGHNVPVGTVRRRFDRGLHNLFNLYCHFADSWVIFDNSELLPCVVAKETAGVLTVIDGKLFEEIRAKVETP; from the coding sequence ATGGACAAGCCAAAACTCTATATTATTGCCGGACCGAACGGTTCCGGAAAAACAACCTTCGTTCAACGCTTCCTCCCCTATTATGCGGACTGTACCAATTTTGTAAACGCAGACTTAATAGCATCAGGTCTGTCTCCGTTTTTACCTGAAATTGCCGCCATTAAGGCAGGCAAGCTTATGATAGATGAGATAGATATATTCAGAAGGCGCCGGGCAGATTTTGCCTTTGAGACAACATTGTCGGGCAAAACATATGTGAAATTACTGAAGGAAATGAAGATGGACGGATATGAGGTTCATATTTTCTTTTTGTGGCTGCGCAATATTGACCTTGCATTAAAAAGAGTAGCTGAACGGGTAGCCATGGGAGGACACAATGTTCCTGTTGGGACTGTGCGCCGTAGGTTTGACAGAGGCCTCCATAACCTGTTTAATTTATATTGTCATTTTGCTGACTCATGGGTTATTTTTGATAATTCAGAATTATTGCCCTGTGTGGTTGCAAAAGAAACGGCTGGAGTACTGACAGTGATTGATGGTAAACTATTTGAAGAAATAAGGGCAAAGGTGGAGACGCCATGA
- a CDS encoding EF-hand domain-containing protein, producing MINAVSGASSSDYLWQLLQASKSTGTSRSASTNNVFSLFDTNGDGSISKSELSSALSRSSSANPIMGSDSDSTSSFVSLLNALNESIAGAAGANSTGSTGRLSGEEIFKKIDINGDGTLSKTEFEISRPSNMTVTQADELYSKLDTNKDGSISQSEFIAKDPGGPNGLPPLPPDATNCTSGSTDNSSSIISLAGSAFMQILKYAAKSSAAGATGGILGIV from the coding sequence TTGATTAACGCCGTAAGCGGAGCATCGAGTTCCGATTATCTATGGCAATTGCTGCAGGCATCAAAGAGCACCGGCACGAGTAGAAGTGCATCCACAAACAACGTTTTCAGTTTGTTTGACACCAATGGGGATGGTTCTATAAGCAAGAGCGAGCTGTCTTCGGCACTAAGTCGTTCATCATCTGCAAACCCTATTATGGGCTCTGACAGTGACAGCACATCGTCTTTTGTCAGCCTTTTGAATGCACTGAATGAGTCGATTGCCGGCGCCGCAGGCGCGAATAGCACCGGCTCTACAGGTCGTCTGTCAGGAGAAGAGATATTCAAAAAAATAGATATTAACGGAGATGGCACTCTGAGCAAGACAGAGTTTGAAATTAGCAGACCTTCCAATATGACAGTGACTCAGGCTGATGAACTTTACTCCAAACTCGATACAAATAAAGATGGTTCAATCAGTCAATCGGAGTTTATTGCGAAAGACCCCGGCGGCCCGAATGGTCTGCCTCCATTGCCTCCCGACGCTACGAATTGTACGAGCGGAAGCACCGACAATTCAAGCTCTATTATTTCATTGGCAGGGTCAGCCTTTATGCAAATCTTGAAATATGCTGCAAAGTCTTCAGCGGCAGGAGCAACTGGCGGTATATTGGGCATAGTGTAG
- a CDS encoding AIPR family protein — MELEDYRKDFLESVKSRAAADGDLTQAAFVTVVSERLIEAEELQDFEPCYYPGSGIRDRRLKLRVDGYSYDDTDGSYNLIIADYRGNDDIETLTQTDATTQFTRLRSFLLEAVSGMLHPVLENSSPAHALAVKLYGHPDLITRFRLFLVTDAVLSARVKDWREESLNDKPIEFHIWDIARFHRVSESMTGRDELTVDFREFADDGVPCLEASQTDGEYKAYLCVMPGSILADLYDRFGSRLLENNVRSFLGIRGTKSVNSGIRNTILKQPTMFFAYNNGIAATASEAEVVYSGNSLYLAQAKDLQIVNGGQTTASLTNTRRKDKAALDGIFIQMKLSVIEPNRAEEVIPLISRFANSQNKVSDADFFSNHPFHIRIETHSRRIWAPAVDGAQHETHWFYERARGQFLNEQAKLSPSEKRRFLQQNPRSQLLTKTDLAKYENTWRGMPHIVSLGAQKNFKYFAEWIDEKWKASDVDFSEEYFKNIVAKAILWQYTERMISGQTWYQGGYRANIVAYTIAKLSNSIEVEGKGQALDLRAIWTKQQLSDAILKQLQLIAEAMSKVIVDPDRPVENVTEWCKNKLCFERAEKLQIPLLPGFYKELVDKDELRVAAKDGKSLQKTDKGISAQMEVLELGAVYWLQVKDWSESNKLLTPEETKLVALASRIPANIPNYYQSQRLLEIRQKIEMEGFMASS, encoded by the coding sequence ATGGAGCTTGAAGATTACCGCAAAGATTTCCTTGAATCTGTCAAGTCACGCGCGGCTGCCGACGGAGACCTGACTCAAGCGGCGTTCGTGACGGTTGTGTCTGAGAGACTCATAGAGGCAGAGGAATTACAGGATTTTGAACCCTGTTATTATCCAGGAAGCGGGATTCGAGATCGCAGGTTGAAGCTTCGCGTAGATGGGTATTCTTACGATGATACCGATGGTTCTTACAACCTTATTATTGCTGACTATCGGGGTAATGATGATATTGAGACGCTAACGCAGACCGATGCGACCACTCAGTTTACAAGACTTCGATCATTTCTTTTGGAGGCGGTTTCCGGTATGCTGCATCCGGTACTGGAAAACAGTTCTCCGGCACATGCTCTTGCCGTCAAACTCTATGGACATCCTGATCTTATCACGCGTTTTCGCCTCTTCCTCGTAACCGACGCAGTTCTCAGTGCTCGTGTCAAAGATTGGCGCGAGGAATCTCTTAACGACAAACCTATCGAGTTCCATATATGGGACATTGCACGTTTCCACAGGGTTTCCGAATCCATGACAGGAAGGGATGAGCTTACCGTAGATTTTCGGGAGTTCGCGGATGATGGTGTTCCCTGTCTGGAAGCGAGCCAGACTGACGGAGAGTATAAGGCCTACCTATGCGTTATGCCGGGAAGTATTCTTGCCGACCTCTACGACAGATTCGGTAGCCGGCTACTTGAAAATAACGTTCGTTCATTTCTGGGGATACGTGGAACAAAGAGCGTGAACAGCGGTATCCGTAACACTATACTGAAGCAACCTACTATGTTTTTTGCATATAACAATGGTATCGCGGCAACTGCCAGCGAAGCAGAAGTTGTTTATTCCGGGAACAGTCTGTATCTGGCGCAGGCAAAGGACCTTCAAATCGTGAACGGCGGACAGACAACTGCGTCACTGACCAATACAAGGCGCAAAGACAAAGCTGCACTTGATGGTATATTCATACAAATGAAGCTCTCTGTTATCGAGCCCAATCGAGCAGAGGAGGTAATTCCGCTCATCTCCCGTTTTGCAAACAGTCAGAACAAGGTGAGTGATGCAGATTTCTTCTCTAATCACCCATTCCACATAAGAATAGAGACGCATTCGAGGCGTATATGGGCACCGGCCGTGGATGGCGCTCAGCATGAGACGCACTGGTTTTATGAGCGGGCCAGAGGCCAATTTCTTAACGAACAGGCCAAACTGTCGCCATCTGAAAAACGCCGGTTCCTACAACAAAATCCACGTTCCCAATTGCTTACAAAAACGGATCTTGCCAAGTATGAGAATACTTGGAGAGGCATGCCGCATATTGTCAGTCTCGGGGCGCAAAAAAACTTCAAATATTTCGCTGAGTGGATTGATGAAAAATGGAAAGCTTCAGATGTTGATTTCAGCGAAGAATATTTCAAAAATATTGTTGCCAAGGCTATTCTGTGGCAGTACACGGAACGAATGATCTCCGGGCAGACATGGTATCAGGGCGGATACCGGGCAAATATTGTTGCCTACACTATTGCCAAGCTTTCAAACAGTATTGAGGTCGAGGGCAAGGGGCAGGCCCTTGATTTGCGAGCCATCTGGACAAAGCAGCAGCTATCGGATGCAATCCTGAAGCAACTTCAGTTGATCGCCGAGGCCATGTCAAAAGTGATTGTAGATCCTGATAGACCTGTGGAAAATGTTACAGAATGGTGCAAGAACAAGCTTTGTTTTGAAAGAGCGGAGAAGTTACAAATACCGCTGTTGCCTGGATTCTATAAGGAATTGGTCGACAAAGATGAACTGAGGGTTGCAGCAAAAGATGGAAAGTCCCTGCAGAAGACCGACAAAGGGATCTCTGCTCAAATGGAGGTTCTGGAATTAGGTGCCGTGTACTGGTTGCAAGTAAAGGACTGGAGCGAAAGCAACAAACTGTTGACTCCAGAGGAAACAAAACTGGTGGCCCTTGCTTCAAGGATACCAGCAAATATTCCCAACTACTACCAGAGCCAAAGACTTCTTGAAATACGGCAAAAAATCGAGATGGAAGGATTTATGGCATCGTCGTAA